In the Candidatus Zixiibacteriota bacterium genome, one interval contains:
- a CDS encoding cytochrome C yields MYDAGKVIIGIIVFLVIASFPIWYAVAGGKSADIPELEKAAKGDNCVMETEEMRAAHMDLLNDWRKLVVRDGLRYYTAFDGEKVEMSMTKTCLGCHPNKDAFCDRCHNYMAVNPYCWDCHVNPKEFE; encoded by the coding sequence ATGTATGATGCCGGGAAAGTTATAATCGGGATCATCGTGTTTCTGGTGATCGCCAGTTTTCCAATCTGGTATGCGGTCGCCGGTGGAAAAAGCGCAGATATCCCCGAGCTCGAAAAAGCGGCTAAAGGTGATAACTGTGTGATGGAGACCGAAGAAATGCGGGCGGCTCACATGGACCTGTTGAACGACTGGCGCAAGCTTGTGGTTCGCGACGGACTTCGATATTATACCGCGTTTGACGGCGAGAAAGTCGAGATGAGCATGACCAAGACCTGCCTGGGATGTCATCCGAATAAAGACGCGTTCTGCGACCGCTGTCATAATTACATGGCTGTAAATCCCTACTGCTGGGACTGCCATGTCAATCCGAAGGAGTTTGAGTAA
- a CDS encoding 4Fe-4S dicluster domain-containing protein has translation MGIDRRGFLKVSGLTVLGIASGKASETFASSDSHGHTSDGTTKRYAMVIDLQLCKEQEGCTDCVNACHHVHNVPEFDNRKDEVKWIWKDSFHHAFHEQEHHYLDKDIVNHPVLLLCNHCDNPPCVQVCPTKATFKRESDGIVMMDWHRCIGCRYCVVACPYGSRSFNWRDPRPHIEEVVDDFPTRTRGVVEKCTFCEERIFEGRPPACVEACKHGAMAFGDLEDPESRVRELLRDRFSIRRKPALGTEPEVYYLV, from the coding sequence ATGGGAATTGATAGAAGAGGATTTCTGAAAGTCTCGGGTCTGACCGTTTTGGGAATCGCTTCCGGCAAGGCGTCAGAAACTTTCGCGTCATCGGATTCCCATGGTCATACCTCCGACGGCACCACCAAGCGTTATGCTATGGTGATTGACCTGCAGTTATGCAAGGAACAGGAGGGCTGTACCGATTGTGTCAATGCCTGTCACCATGTTCACAATGTGCCCGAGTTCGACAACCGCAAAGATGAAGTCAAATGGATCTGGAAAGACAGCTTTCATCACGCTTTCCACGAACAGGAGCATCATTACCTTGACAAGGATATAGTCAATCATCCTGTCCTGCTTCTGTGCAATCATTGCGATAATCCACCCTGCGTGCAGGTTTGTCCGACCAAGGCGACATTCAAGCGGGAATCGGATGGTATCGTGATGATGGACTGGCATCGCTGTATCGGTTGCCGTTACTGCGTGGTGGCCTGTCCCTATGGTTCACGCAGTTTCAACTGGCGCGACCCGCGTCCGCATATCGAGGAAGTAGTGGATGATTTTCCTACCCGGACGCGTGGAGTAGTCGAGAAATGCACATTCTGCGAGGAGCGGATTTTCGAGGGACGACCGCCGGCCTGTGTGGAGGCATGTAAACATGGCGCGATGGCGTTCGGCGACCTGGAGGATCCTGAATCCAGGGTCAGGGAGTTGTTGCGCGATCGCTTTTCGATTCGCCGCAAACCGGCCCTCGGAACTGAACCTGAAGTCTATTACTTAGTGTGA